One window of the Chitinophaga niabensis genome contains the following:
- a CDS encoding nuclear transport factor 2 family protein has protein sequence MNLPKVITDLVTAQNQYDSLAYANCFTETAVAFDEGKTHTGRKAIQEWIEEANKKYKSVMKPLSIAHEGKTSVLSAECSGTFDGSPIILKFHFDIKDGLIQTLKVTS, from the coding sequence ATGAATTTACCAAAAGTAATAACTGACTTAGTAACGGCTCAAAACCAATACGACAGTCTGGCTTATGCTAACTGTTTTACAGAAACAGCCGTTGCGTTTGACGAAGGGAAAACGCATACTGGAAGAAAAGCTATCCAGGAGTGGATCGAAGAAGCAAATAAAAAGTATAAATCGGTAATGAAGCCTCTGTCAATAGCTCATGAAGGTAAAACAAGCGTTTTATCTGCAGAGTGTTCAGGAACATTTGATGGAAGTCCGATTATCTTAAAATTTCATTTTGATATAAAAGATGGACTTATTCAAACTTTAAAAGTAACGAGCTAG
- a CDS encoding Gfo/Idh/MocA family protein produces the protein MNRRSFLKNTAAGSLAFLLPFRSLAFSSDKKLRIAQVGLGAMGVNDLKSIASHPSVDVVALCDVDASKLAAVKAKYPNARIFADYREMFRSMGGDIDAVVVSTPDHAHAPVSLMAMEMNKNVYCQKPLTHYISESRKMEAVAAEKKLITQMGIQVHSFYDYKLATILIQKGIIGKVKKVIAWSPKVWGYDGPVPEGSDPVPEGLDWNLWLGTAKERPYKNGFYHPGNWRRCVDYGCGTLGDMGVHIFDTPYNALKLSVPLTVKNESRQPNDFGHAEKNHVTYIFPGTEYTAKTLEWVWYDGKGAPELQDELALPGGDALPDQGAMFIGENGQRLLLPHFMQLPRLIVSNKYEKIDLNKFDSAGEAGKPTVSYDIEGDKHYHEFVDACLGKSKCSAPFSYAAKLTEVILLGVIAARFPNQTLNWDGANARFKEEEANKYLSGEYRTF, from the coding sequence ATGAATAGAAGAAGTTTCCTTAAAAACACAGCAGCCGGAAGTCTGGCTTTTTTGCTGCCGTTCAGGTCGCTGGCATTCAGCTCCGATAAGAAATTGAGGATTGCCCAGGTAGGCCTGGGTGCAATGGGCGTTAACGATCTGAAAAGTATTGCATCCCATCCTTCTGTAGATGTGGTCGCGCTTTGTGATGTTGACGCCAGTAAGCTGGCGGCCGTAAAGGCAAAATATCCCAACGCCAGAATATTTGCAGACTACAGGGAAATGTTCAGGAGTATGGGAGGGGATATCGATGCTGTTGTAGTGTCAACCCCCGATCACGCACATGCGCCCGTATCACTTATGGCGATGGAGATGAATAAAAATGTCTATTGCCAGAAGCCCCTTACGCACTATATTTCAGAGTCCCGTAAAATGGAGGCAGTGGCCGCTGAGAAGAAACTGATCACACAAATGGGCATCCAGGTGCACTCTTTCTATGATTACAAACTGGCTACTATTCTCATTCAAAAAGGAATTATCGGAAAGGTAAAAAAAGTAATAGCATGGTCACCAAAAGTTTGGGGCTATGATGGGCCGGTGCCCGAAGGAAGTGATCCTGTGCCTGAAGGGCTGGATTGGAACCTGTGGCTGGGTACGGCTAAAGAACGACCCTATAAAAATGGATTCTATCATCCGGGCAACTGGCGCCGGTGTGTTGACTATGGCTGTGGTACTTTAGGTGACATGGGCGTTCACATCTTCGATACGCCGTACAATGCATTGAAGTTAAGTGTTCCTTTAACGGTGAAAAATGAATCTCGTCAGCCCAACGACTTTGGGCATGCTGAAAAGAACCATGTGACTTACATTTTCCCCGGAACGGAATATACCGCCAAAACCCTGGAGTGGGTTTGGTATGATGGCAAAGGAGCGCCGGAACTGCAGGATGAGTTGGCGCTACCCGGCGGAGATGCACTGCCTGACCAGGGAGCCATGTTTATCGGTGAAAATGGCCAACGCTTATTGCTACCCCATTTCATGCAGCTGCCTAGGTTGATTGTCAGCAACAAGTACGAAAAAATAGACCTGAACAAATTCGACTCCGCGGGAGAAGCCGGTAAACCTACTGTCAGCTACGATATTGAGGGGGACAAACACTATCACGAATTTGTGGACGCTTGTCTCGGCAAATCTAAGTGCAGTGCACCGTTCTCTTATGCGGCGAAACTTACGGAAGTAATTTTACTGGGTGTTATCGCAGCGCGCTTCCCGAACCAAACGCTTAACTGGGATGGCGCAAATGCCCGTTTCAAAGAAGAGGAAGCGAATAAATATCTATCAGGCGAATACCGGACTTTTTAG
- a CDS encoding winged helix-turn-helix transcriptional regulator, whose amino-acid sequence MHERKTPLNLNCGLDLIGEVLYGKWKIRLLWFINEGHKRPSELQRKIPDASRRVLNVQLNELEAHDLIKKKVFAAAPPKVEYSMTPFGKTIIPIIGALGKWGDENEKRLRDLILNSKIKLHAENYNSIKQRKAIKYD is encoded by the coding sequence ATGCACGAAAGAAAAACTCCTTTAAATTTGAATTGCGGCCTTGACCTGATAGGCGAGGTTTTGTATGGCAAATGGAAGATCCGTTTACTTTGGTTTATTAACGAAGGGCATAAACGTCCGAGTGAATTGCAAAGAAAAATCCCAGATGCATCACGAAGAGTTTTGAATGTACAGTTAAACGAACTTGAAGCTCACGACTTAATTAAAAAGAAAGTGTTCGCAGCGGCTCCTCCCAAAGTGGAATATTCTATGACACCTTTTGGAAAAACAATAATTCCTATCATCGGGGCTTTAGGTAAATGGGGCGATGAAAACGAGAAAAGATTACGTGATCTTATCCTGAATAGTAAAATAAAACTGCATGCAGAGAATTATAACAGTATTAAACAACGTAAAGCCATCAAATACGATTAA
- a CDS encoding serine hydrolase domain-containing protein, whose protein sequence is MQRLLLLAIFISHLAFGQQEKSSSSDNYIYPDSSWQSETNVAKNGWNNESLNKLKLYIIDSTNATGVVVIQSGKILFDYGDTKETSYIASCRKSILSMLYGPFVESGEIDLSTTIERLHIEDVGGLLPEEKKATIKDLLTARSGVYHAASNEGDASAMAPKRGRVKPGEFWLYNNWDFNVAGYILEQRTGKTIYQLIDSMFAKPLKMQDWNINEQRKTGDSTRSKYLAYHIWFSTRDMARIGYLMLRNGKWKDEQIIPADWVKRTTSVVSPYRKAVEEGTAYYHFGYGYLWWIWDGPYNKGAYQNAYSATGAYGQFITVLPKLDLVIAFKTKYDYGRQTSTDLYLKFLDKLIAAREK, encoded by the coding sequence ATGCAAAGACTTTTATTGTTGGCAATATTTATTTCTCACCTCGCTTTTGGTCAACAAGAAAAAAGCAGTTCTAGTGACAATTATATATATCCCGATAGCTCGTGGCAATCAGAAACCAACGTGGCAAAAAATGGTTGGAATAATGAAAGTTTGAATAAGCTAAAGTTATACATTATTGACAGTACAAACGCGACGGGCGTAGTTGTAATCCAATCAGGAAAAATTCTTTTTGATTATGGCGATACAAAAGAAACAAGCTATATAGCATCCTGCAGAAAAAGTATCTTGTCAATGTTGTACGGACCTTTTGTGGAAAGTGGGGAAATTGATCTTTCAACCACAATTGAACGGTTGCATATTGAAGATGTTGGTGGTTTGTTGCCGGAAGAAAAAAAGGCTACTATAAAAGATTTGCTTACAGCCCGTTCCGGTGTTTATCATGCCGCAAGTAATGAGGGGGATGCATCGGCAATGGCGCCAAAACGAGGACGTGTTAAACCAGGTGAGTTTTGGCTATATAACAACTGGGATTTTAATGTTGCAGGGTATATTTTGGAGCAGCGGACAGGTAAAACTATTTATCAACTCATTGATTCAATGTTTGCAAAACCTTTAAAAATGCAGGATTGGAACATAAATGAGCAACGCAAAACTGGCGATAGTACAAGATCAAAATACTTAGCTTATCATATTTGGTTTTCAACGAGAGATATGGCAAGAATCGGCTATTTGATGTTGAGAAACGGAAAATGGAAAGATGAGCAAATTATTCCGGCAGACTGGGTAAAAAGAACAACTTCTGTTGTTTCACCTTACAGGAAGGCTGTTGAAGAAGGGACGGCTTATTATCATTTTGGTTATGGCTACTTATGGTGGATTTGGGATGGGCCTTATAACAAAGGAGCGTATCAAAATGCATATTCTGCTACAGGTGCATACGGACAATTTATAACTGTCTTACCAAAACTTGATTTAGTAATCGCATTCAAAACTAAATATGATTATGGCAGGCAAACTTCAACAGATCTTTACTTAAAGTTTTTAGATAAATTGATTGCTGCAAGAGAAAAATGA
- a CDS encoding SDR family oxidoreductase, translated as MGQIYPYAIRFPVIVLAAHTSEIAVSILKENSMNYNNELNGKIALVTGGTKGAGRAIAERLLQAGATVIITARNAPENLTKNLHFISADLSTEPGTQKVVDEVLSKHKKLDILINNLGASETPGGGFAVLTDKDWEKTLQTNLLAPVRLDRGFLPQMLEQKNGVIIHIASIQGRLPLYDATLPYAAAKAGLINYSKGLSKEVTPKGVRVLTVSPGWIRTENVKYFLERIAHSSNCSIEEAQQSVIDALGGIPFGRPAEPEEVAELVGFLVSPKANYLTGTEFVIDGGTLPTI; from the coding sequence ATGGGACAAATTTATCCCTATGCAATTCGATTCCCCGTAATTGTTTTAGCAGCTCATACGTCTGAAATTGCAGTATCAATTTTAAAAGAAAACAGTATGAATTACAACAATGAGTTAAATGGTAAAATTGCATTGGTAACAGGAGGAACAAAGGGAGCCGGAAGGGCAATTGCAGAAAGGCTGCTACAGGCTGGCGCAACTGTTATTATTACCGCAAGGAACGCACCTGAAAATCTAACCAAAAACCTGCATTTTATTTCAGCAGATCTGAGTACGGAACCGGGAACACAAAAAGTGGTGGACGAAGTCTTGTCAAAACACAAAAAACTCGACATCCTTATAAATAACCTGGGAGCGTCGGAAACCCCGGGAGGTGGTTTTGCGGTTTTAACCGATAAAGACTGGGAGAAAACCCTGCAAACAAATCTACTGGCACCAGTGAGATTAGACCGTGGATTTTTACCGCAAATGCTTGAGCAGAAAAACGGGGTGATCATTCATATTGCTTCTATCCAGGGGCGGCTTCCCTTATATGATGCAACGCTTCCATATGCGGCAGCTAAGGCTGGCCTGATCAATTACAGCAAAGGGTTATCGAAAGAGGTGACTCCTAAAGGGGTGCGGGTACTGACAGTTTCTCCAGGATGGATCAGGACTGAAAATGTCAAATATTTTTTGGAACGGATCGCCCATAGTTCAAATTGTTCTATTGAGGAGGCTCAACAAAGCGTTATAGATGCCTTGGGTGGAATACCCTTCGGAAGACCAGCAGAGCCCGAAGAAGTAGCTGAACTGGTTGGGTTTCTGGTTTCTCCGAAAGCGAACTATCTAACAGGGACAGAATTCGTCATCGATGGCGGCACACTACCAACAATTTAA
- a CDS encoding FecR family protein, whose product MNDSLHNERYLLLAEKWLNGTITPAEEEEYAAWYNNISEDDALNVPASIATDREAHRKRVLQQINARRTPVVPLKSRNPLLRRLTAAAAVLLITSSIVYILMGNRKAKIDPTHSITNDIKPGTVGAVLTLSNGKTILIDTFSNGNIQVAAGNAVAKTDEGLAFDSTLSSGSIEYYTLQTPNARQQKLSLPDGSEVWLNAASSVRFPSTFGPTLREVEITGEVYFEVARDKTRPFIVKVNDAAIEVLGTHFNVMAYENESKLETTLLEGSVRFSRGRERVVLKPGQQSRLSSGNNISVVDKVDTEHVVAWKNGIQSFVDADLKTIMRQVERWYDIKVEYRGDIPRREFSGDIPRSASLSELLRLFEINNIHFTIDAEHKTLIVMP is encoded by the coding sequence ATGAACGACTCTTTACACAATGAGCGCTACTTATTGCTGGCGGAAAAATGGTTAAATGGTACCATAACTCCCGCTGAAGAGGAAGAGTATGCTGCCTGGTACAATAACATTTCCGAAGATGATGCCTTGAATGTGCCTGCAAGCATTGCTACAGACAGGGAAGCTCACCGGAAAAGAGTACTGCAGCAGATCAATGCGCGAAGAACACCGGTCGTACCATTGAAAAGTCGGAATCCATTGCTGCGCAGGCTTACAGCGGCTGCGGCTGTTCTGTTAATTACATCATCCATCGTTTATATTCTAATGGGCAACAGAAAAGCGAAAATCGATCCCACCCATAGCATTACCAACGACATAAAACCTGGAACAGTCGGCGCTGTACTTACATTGAGCAACGGTAAAACTATTTTAATTGACACCTTCAGTAATGGCAATATACAGGTAGCTGCCGGAAATGCGGTTGCTAAAACAGATGAAGGGCTGGCCTTCGATAGCACTCTCTCCAGCGGCAGCATTGAATATTATACACTGCAAACACCTAATGCCCGGCAACAAAAACTCTCCCTGCCGGACGGCAGCGAGGTGTGGCTAAATGCCGCCAGCTCTGTCAGGTTCCCTTCCACATTCGGCCCAACCCTAAGAGAAGTGGAAATTACCGGCGAAGTTTATTTTGAAGTAGCAAGAGACAAAACCAGACCATTCATCGTGAAGGTGAATGATGCGGCAATAGAAGTGCTCGGTACTCATTTCAACGTGATGGCCTATGAAAATGAATCAAAACTGGAAACCACGCTGCTGGAAGGTTCTGTGAGGTTCAGCAGGGGCAGGGAAAGGGTTGTGCTAAAGCCGGGTCAGCAAAGCCGTTTATCATCCGGGAACAATATCAGTGTGGTTGACAAAGTAGATACCGAGCATGTGGTAGCCTGGAAAAACGGCATACAGTCCTTCGTGGATGCGGATCTGAAAACGATCATGCGACAGGTGGAACGATGGTACGATATAAAAGTAGAATACAGAGGGGATATTCCCCGGCGGGAGTTTTCCGGCGACATCCCGCGCAGCGCCAGCTTATCCGAATTGCTTAGATTGTTCGAGATCAATAATATTCATTTTACGATAGATGCAGAACACAAAACGCTCATCGTTATGCCATAA
- a CDS encoding RNA polymerase sigma factor — translation MNYDCQSDTLLLELLKKGDDKAFTAMYNRYWDRLLFIAGIKFRDLAIAEEMVQDVFLDLWKRREELDITTGLEPYLAVSIKYKVINAQAKLKRAMEYQQYAVHHNPPQGSDTEEWLRFKELKHKLSRLVSALPEKCRITYQLSREEGLSQNEIAARLNVSKKAVEANLSRALKSLRKAFNQLTASMLTILP, via the coding sequence ATGAACTACGACTGCCAAAGCGATACGCTCTTACTTGAACTGCTCAAAAAAGGAGACGACAAGGCATTTACTGCCATGTACAATCGTTATTGGGACAGGCTTTTGTTCATCGCCGGCATCAAGTTTCGTGATCTGGCCATTGCCGAGGAAATGGTACAGGACGTTTTTCTTGATCTTTGGAAACGCAGGGAAGAGCTTGACATCACCACCGGCCTGGAGCCTTACCTGGCCGTCAGTATAAAATACAAGGTCATCAATGCGCAGGCAAAGCTAAAGCGGGCTATGGAGTACCAGCAATACGCCGTTCATCACAACCCACCTCAGGGTAGTGATACGGAAGAGTGGCTCCGGTTTAAGGAATTGAAGCACAAATTATCCCGGCTGGTGTCGGCATTACCGGAAAAATGCCGTATTACTTACCAGCTAAGCCGGGAAGAAGGCCTTTCTCAAAACGAAATCGCCGCCCGCCTGAATGTATCAAAAAAGGCAGTGGAGGCCAATCTCTCCCGGGCACTAAAATCCCTGCGGAAAGCCTTTAATCAATTGACAGCCAGCATGCTGACTATCCTGCCCTAA